Proteins found in one Melospiza georgiana isolate bMelGeo1 chromosome 1, bMelGeo1.pri, whole genome shotgun sequence genomic segment:
- the STAM gene encoding signal transducing adapter molecule 1, with amino-acid sequence MPLFATNPFDQDVEKATSEMNTAEDWGLILDICDKVGQSRTGPKDCLRSVMKRVNHKDPHVAMQALTLLGACVSNCGKIFHLEVCSRDFASEVSNVLNKGHPKVCEKLKALMVEWTDEFKNDPQLSLISAMIKNLKEQGVTFPAIGSQAAEQAKASPALVAKDPGTVATKKEEEDLAKAIELSLKEQRQQQTALSSLYPSTSSLLTNHKHEGRKVRAIYDFEAAEDNELTFKAGELITILDDSDPNWWKGETHQGIGLFPSNFVTADLSAEPEMMKAEKKTVQFSDEVQVETIEPEPEPVYIDEDKMDQLLQMLQSADPSDDQPDLPELLHLEAMCHQMGPLIDEKLEDIDRKHSELSELNVKAMEALSLYNKLMNEDPMYSMYAKLQNQQYYMQSSGVSGSQVYPGQTQGNAYLVAGSAQMGPIQGYNLPPEQLPSLSQGTVTPSASSVIPGQPAQTSYTNAMVGSVAGSTFSNQPSVYSPQPGTVDVAAYQNAGTNMSQVPNYNLASTALPQTAGSQQAPPQQPQPPPPQQAQHSYSQKALL; translated from the exons ATCTTAGACATCTGTGATAAAGTCGGACAGTCACGCACAGG GCCTAAGGACTGCCTCCGCTCTGTAATGAAGAGAGTGAACCATAAAGATCCGCACGTCGCTATGCAAGCGTTAACA CTTCTAGGAGCATGTGTATCAAACTGTGGCAAAATCTTTCATTTAGAAGTCTGTTCAAGAGATTTTGCCAGTGAAGTAAGCAATGTGTTGAATAAG GGTCATCCAAAAGTTTGTGAAAAGCTGAAAGCCCTTATGGTGGAATGGACTGATGAATTCAAGAATGACCCACAGCTTAGTTTAATATCTGCTATGATTAAAAATCTTAAGGAGCAAGGAGTTACTTTCCCAGCTATTGGTTCACAG GCTGCTGAACAGGCAAAAGCAAGTCCAGCTCTAGTTGCCAAAGATCCTGGTACTGTAGCCACcaaaaaggaagaggaggatttAGCTAAAG CTATTGAGCTGTCACTAAAAGAACAAAGGCAACAGCAGACAGCACTTTCCAGTTTGTATCCAAGCACCTCAAGCCTTTTAACAAACCACAAACATGAGGGCCGAAAGGTTCGTGCAATCTACGATTTTGAGGCTGCTGAAGATAATGAATTGACTTTTAAAGCTGGAGAACTTATAACTATACTTGATGACAG tGATCCAAATTGGTGGAAAGGAGAAACTCATCAGGGTATAGGATTGTTTCCATCTAATTTTGTAACAGCTGATCTTTCTGCTGAGCCTGAAATGA tgaaagcagagaagaaaacagtgCAGTTCAGTGATGAAGTTCAAGTAGAGACAATAGAACCTGAGCCAGAACCAGTTTATATTGATGAA GATAAAATGGACCAACTCTTGCAGATGTTACAAAGTGCTGATCCATCTGATGACCAGCCAGACCTCCCAGAACTGCTTCATCTTGAGG CAATGTGCCACCAGATGGGACCTCTCATAGATGAAAAATTGGAGGATATAGACAG GAAACATTCAGAACTGTCAGAGCTCAATGTAAAAGCAATGGAGGCTCTTTCTTTGTATAACAAATTGATGAATGAGGACCCAATGTATTCCATGTATGCAAAACTACAAAACCAGCAGTATTACATGCAGTCATCTGGTGTTTCTGGCTCTCAG GTTTATCCAGGGCAAACTCAAGGTAATGCGTATTTGGTGGCAGGGAGTGCACAGATGGGCCCCATTCAAGGTTACAATCttcctccagagcagctcccttctCTCAGCCAAGGCACAGTTACTCCATCTGCCAGCTCAGTAATTCCTGGTCAGCCTGCACAGACGTCTTAcacaaa tgcaatGGTTGGTTCTGTTGCTGGAAGTACCTTCTCTAACCAGCCTTCAGTGTATAGTCCACAACCTGGTACTGTTGATGTTGCTGCTTATCAGAATGCTGGAACTAATATGTCCCAGGTGCCAAACTATAACTTAGCATCTACAGCTCTGCCACAGACAGCAGGCAGTCAGCAAGCACCTCCACAACAACCACAGCCTCCACCACCTCAACAAGCACAGCACAGTTACTCACAGAAGGCTCTGCTATAG